The Quercus robur chromosome 7, dhQueRobu3.1, whole genome shotgun sequence genome has a segment encoding these proteins:
- the LOC126692364 gene encoding uncharacterized protein LOC126692364 isoform X4, producing the protein MDIALFSPSSLFPEDDDSSSPDETTETQQSYVERSHEFPGMELLIREFSFHQLNANLLWPGTFAFAEWLVQHRSSIEGRRCIELGSGTGALAIYLRKLFCVDITTSDYDDQEIEENIAHNCRANGITPVLPHLKHTWGDTFPAADPDWDLIIASDILLYVKQYANLIKTLSFLLKSYKPKDNKAVPPLDIEPNAEVRLPQPAFLMSWRRRIGKEDESLFFTGCADAGLEAEHIGSRVYCIKPRHSAVLETI; encoded by the exons ATGGACATAGCTTTATTCTCACCATCTTCTCTCTTTCCTGAAGACGACGACTCTTCTTCtc CTGATGAAACGACAGAGACCCAGCAAAGCTACGTCGAGAGGAGTCATGAATTCCCTGGAATG GAATTGCTCATCCGGGAATTTTCGTTTCACCAGCTGAATGCCAATTTACTCTGGCCAGGGACATTTGCTTTTGCAGAATGGTTAGTTCAGCACCGTTCATCAATAGAAGGGCGGCGATGCATTGAATTGGGCAG TGGCACTGGTGCTTTGGCCATATATCTCCGAAAGTTGTTTTGTGTGGACATCACAACATCAGATTATGATGATCAGGAAATTGAGGAGAACATAGCTCATAACTGCAGGGCTAATGGGATTACTCCTGTCCTTCCTCACCTAAAGC ATACATGGGGAGACACCTTTCCAGCCGCTGACCCAGACTGGGACTTGATTATTGCTAGTGATATCTTGTTGT ATGTGAAACAGTATGCAAACCTGATCAAGactctttcctttcttctcaAAAGTTACAAGCCCAAGGATAACAAAGCAGTTCCACCACTGGATATTGAACCGAATG CAGAGGTCAGGTTGCCCCAGCCAGCATTTTTAATGAGCTGGAGACGCAGAATTGGGAAGGAAGACGAGTCCCTATTCTTCACTGGTTGTGCTGATGCTGGTCTTGAAGCTGAGCATATTGGATCCCGTGTGTATTGCATCAAGCCTAGGCATTCAGCTGTTTTGGAGACAATATAA
- the LOC126692364 gene encoding uncharacterized protein LOC126692364 isoform X5, producing the protein MDIALFSPSSLFPEDDDSSSPDETTETQQSYVERSHEFPGMELLIREFSFHQLNANLLWPGTFAFAEWLVQHRSSIEGRRCIELGSGTGALAIYLRKLFCVDITTSDYDDQEIEENIAHNCRANGITPVLPHLKHTWGDTFPAADPDWDLIIASDILLSAEVRLPQPAFLMSWRRRIGKEDESLFFTGCADAGLEAEHIGSRVYCIKPRHSAVLETI; encoded by the exons ATGGACATAGCTTTATTCTCACCATCTTCTCTCTTTCCTGAAGACGACGACTCTTCTTCtc CTGATGAAACGACAGAGACCCAGCAAAGCTACGTCGAGAGGAGTCATGAATTCCCTGGAATG GAATTGCTCATCCGGGAATTTTCGTTTCACCAGCTGAATGCCAATTTACTCTGGCCAGGGACATTTGCTTTTGCAGAATGGTTAGTTCAGCACCGTTCATCAATAGAAGGGCGGCGATGCATTGAATTGGGCAG TGGCACTGGTGCTTTGGCCATATATCTCCGAAAGTTGTTTTGTGTGGACATCACAACATCAGATTATGATGATCAGGAAATTGAGGAGAACATAGCTCATAACTGCAGGGCTAATGGGATTACTCCTGTCCTTCCTCACCTAAAGC ATACATGGGGAGACACCTTTCCAGCCGCTGACCCAGACTGGGACTTGATTATTGCTAGTGATATCTTGTTGT CAGCAGAGGTCAGGTTGCCCCAGCCAGCATTTTTAATGAGCTGGAGACGCAGAATTGGGAAGGAAGACGAGTCCCTATTCTTCACTGGTTGTGCTGATGCTGGTCTTGAAGCTGAGCATATTGGATCCCGTGTGTATTGCATCAAGCCTAGGCATTCAGCTGTTTTGGAGACAATATAA
- the LOC126692364 gene encoding uncharacterized protein LOC126692364 isoform X3 yields the protein MDIALFSPSSLFPEDDDSSSPDETTETQQSYVERSHEFPGMELLIREFSFHQLNANLLWPGTFAFAEWLVQHRSSIEGRRCIELGSGTGALAIYLRKLFCVDITTSDYDDQEIEENIAHNCRANGITPVLPHLKHTWGDTFPAADPDWDLIIASDILLYVKQYANLIKTLSFLLKSYKPKDNKAVPPLDIEPNAAEVRLPQPAFLMSWRRRIGKEDESLFFTGCADAGLEAEHIGSRVYCIKPRHSAVLETI from the exons ATGGACATAGCTTTATTCTCACCATCTTCTCTCTTTCCTGAAGACGACGACTCTTCTTCtc CTGATGAAACGACAGAGACCCAGCAAAGCTACGTCGAGAGGAGTCATGAATTCCCTGGAATG GAATTGCTCATCCGGGAATTTTCGTTTCACCAGCTGAATGCCAATTTACTCTGGCCAGGGACATTTGCTTTTGCAGAATGGTTAGTTCAGCACCGTTCATCAATAGAAGGGCGGCGATGCATTGAATTGGGCAG TGGCACTGGTGCTTTGGCCATATATCTCCGAAAGTTGTTTTGTGTGGACATCACAACATCAGATTATGATGATCAGGAAATTGAGGAGAACATAGCTCATAACTGCAGGGCTAATGGGATTACTCCTGTCCTTCCTCACCTAAAGC ATACATGGGGAGACACCTTTCCAGCCGCTGACCCAGACTGGGACTTGATTATTGCTAGTGATATCTTGTTGT ATGTGAAACAGTATGCAAACCTGATCAAGactctttcctttcttctcaAAAGTTACAAGCCCAAGGATAACAAAGCAGTTCCACCACTGGATATTGAACCGAATG CAGCAGAGGTCAGGTTGCCCCAGCCAGCATTTTTAATGAGCTGGAGACGCAGAATTGGGAAGGAAGACGAGTCCCTATTCTTCACTGGTTGTGCTGATGCTGGTCTTGAAGCTGAGCATATTGGATCCCGTGTGTATTGCATCAAGCCTAGGCATTCAGCTGTTTTGGAGACAATATAA
- the LOC126692364 gene encoding uncharacterized protein LOC126692364 isoform X1, with translation MDIALFSPSSLFPEDDDSSSPDETTETQQSYVERSHEFPGMELLIREFSFHQLNANLLWPGTFAFAEWLVQHRSSIEGRRCIELGSGTGALAIYLRKLFCVDITTSDYDDQEIEENIAHNCRANGITPVLPHLKHTWGDTFPAADPDWDLIIASDILLYVKQYANLIKTLSFLLKSYKPKDNKAVPPLDIEPNGTAEVRLPQPAFLMSWRRRIGKEDESLFFTGCADAGLEAEHIGSRVYCIKPRHSAVLETI, from the exons ATGGACATAGCTTTATTCTCACCATCTTCTCTCTTTCCTGAAGACGACGACTCTTCTTCtc CTGATGAAACGACAGAGACCCAGCAAAGCTACGTCGAGAGGAGTCATGAATTCCCTGGAATG GAATTGCTCATCCGGGAATTTTCGTTTCACCAGCTGAATGCCAATTTACTCTGGCCAGGGACATTTGCTTTTGCAGAATGGTTAGTTCAGCACCGTTCATCAATAGAAGGGCGGCGATGCATTGAATTGGGCAG TGGCACTGGTGCTTTGGCCATATATCTCCGAAAGTTGTTTTGTGTGGACATCACAACATCAGATTATGATGATCAGGAAATTGAGGAGAACATAGCTCATAACTGCAGGGCTAATGGGATTACTCCTGTCCTTCCTCACCTAAAGC ATACATGGGGAGACACCTTTCCAGCCGCTGACCCAGACTGGGACTTGATTATTGCTAGTGATATCTTGTTGT ATGTGAAACAGTATGCAAACCTGATCAAGactctttcctttcttctcaAAAGTTACAAGCCCAAGGATAACAAAGCAGTTCCACCACTGGATATTGAACCGAATGGTA CAGCAGAGGTCAGGTTGCCCCAGCCAGCATTTTTAATGAGCTGGAGACGCAGAATTGGGAAGGAAGACGAGTCCCTATTCTTCACTGGTTGTGCTGATGCTGGTCTTGAAGCTGAGCATATTGGATCCCGTGTGTATTGCATCAAGCCTAGGCATTCAGCTGTTTTGGAGACAATATAA
- the LOC126692364 gene encoding uncharacterized protein LOC126692364 isoform X2 has product MDIALFSPSSLFPEDDDSSSPDETTETQQSYVERSHEFPGMELLIREFSFHQLNANLLWPGTFAFAEWLVQHRSSIEGRRCIELGSGTGALAIYLRKLFCVDITTSDYDDQEIEENIAHNCRANGITPVLPHLKHTWGDTFPAADPDWDLIIASDILLYVKQYANLIKTLSFLLKSYKPKDNKAVPPLDIEPNAAAEVRLPQPAFLMSWRRRIGKEDESLFFTGCADAGLEAEHIGSRVYCIKPRHSAVLETI; this is encoded by the exons ATGGACATAGCTTTATTCTCACCATCTTCTCTCTTTCCTGAAGACGACGACTCTTCTTCtc CTGATGAAACGACAGAGACCCAGCAAAGCTACGTCGAGAGGAGTCATGAATTCCCTGGAATG GAATTGCTCATCCGGGAATTTTCGTTTCACCAGCTGAATGCCAATTTACTCTGGCCAGGGACATTTGCTTTTGCAGAATGGTTAGTTCAGCACCGTTCATCAATAGAAGGGCGGCGATGCATTGAATTGGGCAG TGGCACTGGTGCTTTGGCCATATATCTCCGAAAGTTGTTTTGTGTGGACATCACAACATCAGATTATGATGATCAGGAAATTGAGGAGAACATAGCTCATAACTGCAGGGCTAATGGGATTACTCCTGTCCTTCCTCACCTAAAGC ATACATGGGGAGACACCTTTCCAGCCGCTGACCCAGACTGGGACTTGATTATTGCTAGTGATATCTTGTTGT ATGTGAAACAGTATGCAAACCTGATCAAGactctttcctttcttctcaAAAGTTACAAGCCCAAGGATAACAAAGCAGTTCCACCACTGGATATTGAACCGAATG CAGCAGCAGAGGTCAGGTTGCCCCAGCCAGCATTTTTAATGAGCTGGAGACGCAGAATTGGGAAGGAAGACGAGTCCCTATTCTTCACTGGTTGTGCTGATGCTGGTCTTGAAGCTGAGCATATTGGATCCCGTGTGTATTGCATCAAGCCTAGGCATTCAGCTGTTTTGGAGACAATATAA